The following coding sequences are from one Lolium rigidum isolate FL_2022 chromosome 6, APGP_CSIRO_Lrig_0.1, whole genome shotgun sequence window:
- the LOC124662095 gene encoding uncharacterized protein LOC124662095: protein MAMDTESSAAARLLLGPPVIRGARPSSAAAAADAAPASHPFLDLLDAAFNAPSAAAMKAALKPQRALTANCSATYSGSGNPCLDFFFQVVPSTPPERVRELLAVAWAHDPLTALKLACNLRGVRGTGKSDKEGFYAAALWMHAEHPRTLACNVAALAEFGYLKDFPELLFRLIHGPDVRKEKEFGKKREGLRARLAGRKRAREVVAATPVPTAKATFGDYLSAALSKSKSTKHVTTMEVETLPAAEPDAMEVDQKKAATPKRKPPRVMSKKTRKVAKLAVQSLETYYGDRAYRFLFDAVSEFFADLLASDVEQLGNKKKRKIGLAAKWCPTPGKSFDRTTLLCEAIARRLFPRGSDSELAEDLSEEHYTYRALYRLRREVLVPLRKVLELPEVYMSAGKWDELPYTRVASVAMRRYKSLFEKHDEERFAKYLEDVESGKAKISAGALLPHEIAAPAYRGEDDQVSELQWRRMVDDLRAKGSLRNCISVCDVSGSMAGTPMEVCIALGVLTSELSDEPWAGKVITFHSRPSIHVIKGTTLRQKFKFVEKLEWHGSTNFQGVFDQILRTATEAQLAPEKMIRTVFVYSDMEFDQASGRGYYNGEAYGSGSWDTDYKVICRKFTDAGYGDVVPQVVFWNLSDSKSTPVTSTQPGCAMVSGFSKNFLKIFLQNDGVVSPEAIMKEAIAGDEYQKLAIFD from the exons ATGGCGATGGACACGGAATCCTCCGCCGCggcgcgcctcctcctcggcccTCCCGTGATCCGCGGCGCGCGCCCgtcgtcggccgccgccgccgccgacgccgccccggCGTCGCACCCGttcctcgacctcctcgacgCCGCCTTCAACGCGCCCTCCGCCGCGGCGATGAAGGCCGCGCTCAAGCCGCAGCGGGCGCTCACGGCGAACTGCTCCGCCACGTACTCTGGCTCCGGCAACCcctgcctggacttcttcttccagGTGGTCCCCAGCACGCCGCCCGAGCGCGTGCGCGAGCTGCTCGCCGTCGCCTGGGCGCACGACCCGCTCACCGCCCTCAAGCTCGCCTGCAACCTCCGCGGCGTCCGCGGCACCGGCAAGTCCGACAAGGAGGGCTTCTACGCCGCCGCGCTCTGGATGCACGCCGAGCACCCCAGGACGCTCGCCTGCAACGTCGCCGCGCTCGCCGAGTTCGGGTACCTCAAGGACTTCCCCGAGCTGCTCTTCCGCctcatccacggccccgacgtgc GGAAGGAGAAGGAGTTCGGGAAGAAGAGGGAGGGCCTCCGCGCCAGGCTCGCTGGCAGGAAGCGCGCCCGCGAGGTGGTGGCTGCgactcctgtgccgacggccaaggcCACCTTCGGCGACTACCTCTCCGCCGCGctctccaagtccaagtccacCAAGCATGTTACTACGATGGAGGTCGAGACCCTCCCTGCCGCGGAGCCAGACGCGATGGAGGTGGATCAGAAGAAGGCGGCGACTCCTAAGAGGAAGCCGCCGAGGGTCATGTCGAAGAAGACCCGGAAGGTGGCCAAGCTCGCCGTGCAGTCGCTGGAGACGTACTACGGCGACCGCGCCTACCGCTTCCTGTTCGACGCCGTCTCGGAGTTCTTCGCCGACCTCCTCGCCTCCGACGTGGAGCAGCTGGGCAACAAGAAGAAGCGGAAGATCGGGCTCGCCGCCAAGTGGTGCCCCACGCCGGGCAAGTCCTTCGACCGCACCACGCTGCTCTGCGAGGCCATCGCCCGCCGCCTCTTCCCGCGCGGCTCCGACTCCGAGCTCGCGGAGGACCTGAGCGAGGAGCACTACACCTACCGCGCCCTCTACCGCCTCCGCCGCGAGGTGCTCGTGCCGCTGCGCAAGGTCCTGGAGCTCCCCGAGGTGTACATGAGCGCCGGCAAGTGGGACGAGCTCCCCTACACCCGCGTCGCCTCGGTCGCCATGAGGCGCTACAAGTCCCTCTTCGAGAAGCACGACGAGGAGCGCTTCGCCAAGTACCTGGAGGACGTGGAGTCCGGCAAGGCCAAGATCTCGGCGGGCGCGCTGCTGCCGCACGAGATCGCCGCGCCCGCCTACCGCGGCGAGGACGACCAGGTCTCGGAGCTGCAGTGGCGCCGCATGGTGGACGACCTCCGCGCCAAGGGGTCGCTGCGCAACTGCATCTCGGTCTGCGACGTGTCCGGGAGCATGGCGGGCACTCCGATGGAGGTGTGCATCGCGCTGGGCGTGCTCACCTCGGAGCTCAGCGACGAGCCCTGGGCGGGCAAGGTGATCACCTTCCACTCGAGGCCCTCCATCCACGTGATCAAGGGCACGACCCTCCGCCAGAAGTTCAAGTTCGTCGAGAAGCTCGAGTGGCACGGGAGCACCAACTTCCAGGGGGTGTTCGACCAGATCCTCCGCACGGCGACTGAGGCCCAACTGGCGCCGGAGAAGATGATCAGGACCGTGTTCGTCTACAGCGACATGGAGTTCGACCAGGCGTCCGGGAGGGGCTACTACAACGGCGAGGCCTACGGCTCCGGCTCGTGGGACACTGACTACAAGGTCATCTGCCGCAAGTTCACCGACGCCGGCTACGGCGACGTCGTGCCGCAGGTCGTCTTCTGGAACCTGAGCGACTCCAAGTCAACGCCGGTCACGTCCACCCAGCCGGGATGCGCCATGGTGAGTGGCTTCTCCAAGAACTTCCTCAAGATCTTCCTGCAGAACGACGGCGTGGTGAGCCCGGAGGCCATCATGAAGgaggccatcgccggcgacgagtaCCAGAAGCTGGCCATCTTCGATTAG